One Festucalex cinctus isolate MCC-2025b chromosome 3, RoL_Fcin_1.0, whole genome shotgun sequence DNA window includes the following coding sequences:
- the cecr2 gene encoding chromatin remodeling regulator CECR2 isoform X1 has protein sequence MSQGCTVSVEEVQSWWEVPAIAHFCSLFRAAFNLPDFEIEELEKALTEQDLNFLGDLIACLLQGCYQRTDITPQAFSRYLNDIISYRWELEEGKPNPLREETFENLPTRTQVELLHRLCDYRLDAADVFDLLKGLDSDSLRVEPLGQDGNGALYWYFYGTRMYKEELLTRKVEKISESESEENTENGINDIPPAKVGRQRGTWSLVCETEEQWVNLAQSIKDKLSPQDRHLYRVISQNFLPEIRSMIEHKEREQKQKLEDPTPFRASQRFSAFMNQEEKYNVNATAEFEKRNDEELDRQVLLAEQRREVERLQQEERQREKIEKIKAVEERARRRKMREEKAYLLSEGKYLPPELLNLEPSSPVLRTRTTKELFDMEDDYTGLYKVLEALKAHKDAWPFLEPVDDSYAPNYHDIIQTPMDLSTIERKLNDGEYVAKEEFISDVKLIFKNCIEYNGEESDYTVMAQSLERCFNRAQLKHLPSEDGDTDEEFYISKENKERKEKKRNRSSKHLGPESLIKATEEVQRKRSVQGGKGQTLSEDQVDKPVRPLPHSHWGFPQSHQHRNQGDISGMYHPGQQLHRPQGPHMYAHRMGMDPRFAYPGHIPRHGEPSSNRLPHNFNMQHHMGHRYPMSPEGNQPLHQQHHPYMGPTHGPSLGPRPMALQLRPPPEASIYPTHYRPDGHTMHPMGNQLSGPDGPQQHTGLRSLSMGLSNMWTTGSLNPQRPERPSGTHMQDPSQRNLSYGGVPPPVGHKPWPEAAGYPHPPPNAQCQMSAAVISSVGSAQQRPPLTHSDSCINTGLASMLESPEMLALQQLSASSRPPAGSPHQDVGNFQQAKPPSGVGSIPTCPSQQPPPAPEVQLLRPAGDNGPDSQSSPQTDIQPKGTSESKVTVKCPPSSDNTVSVNQEHPSIPNPVQHHSGPAKALHSPQRPQENISGQKLSGVECLMQEGDGRLQNNGSTSLSLHLHVNHENSKNLCPPNTAQHTQSSPLQSPTFIQQCASPSLNTTSESNSPHMLNTYQHNEQKVRKQHQQCPTQQTLNGPVLNHRQNSPPQMSLNTTQLQTLHTSQSNPSSSMRGMSHGASQRAQSGPPHPAPLTSLPPSHPTPHLPSQPSPAEHGDQTPSEPASRRDIEGHAVKSGSSKTAYKQQQFSPNHHRSQMISNPGVQAERGPEPSHNTTMPPHSQAQVNEDMCSYSIENAPHPQYSQTHMTRPISHSAHHPYHNQTLNPNHSSHQQQQKTPYSFHMPGPQHLHAHPNMYPPPLFQQEHYYTRPQAHNRANSRGGYPAECWQQSQQPILPTTYLPSANAKANNQANGGWVSPAGSEGSITGNLVSPEAGSLSGGLEERKWEIRNSDSDSPTKRIRSKGSLEQPESPKDILDLDSHNAATRHHRNEQFASSAHITPGFIYDTRREHPAMHPGDAPPYHNGVGNGALYPRPPCPDSGRYTVHGPHPHLMEALQRPQQLPLSPGQMRMAMYPRSGSYLQSVMIQQRGLASGNILHPGQQVMTAPSGSSSKQPRTVFQA, from the exons GAATTGGAGAAAGCTCTTACAGAGCAGGACTTGAACTTCCTCGGGGACCTTATTGCTTGTCTGCTGCAGGGATGTTACCAGCGCACTGACATTAC TCCCCAGGCATTCAGCAGATACCTGAACGACATCATCAGCTACAGGTGGGAGCTAGAAGAGGGCAAGCCCAACCCACTTCGGGAGGAGACCTTTGAAAACTTGCCCACTCGCACTCAGGTTGAATTGCTGCACCGTCTCTGCGATTACCGTCTAGACGCTGCTGACGTCTTTGATCTACTGAAG GGTCTGGATTCAGACAGTCTGAGGGTAGAACCCCTTGGGCAAGATGGAAATGGAGCCCTCTACTGGTATTTTTATGGTACCCGTATGTACAAAGAAGAACTACTCACAAGAAAAGTGGAGAAAATCAG TGAATCGGAAAGTGAAGAGAATACAGAAAATGGAATAAATGATATACCTCCTGCTAAAG TAGGTCGTCAGCGAGGCACCTGGTCACTTGTGTGTGAAACAGAAGAACAGTGGGTTAACTTGGCACAAAGCATAAAGGATAAGCTCTCCCCCCAAGACCGCCATCTCTACCGTGTCATCAGCCAGAATTTTCTGCCTGAGATACGCAGCATGATTGAACACAAG GAGCGCGAGCAGAAACAGAAGCTTGAGGATCCAACTCCATTCCGTGCATCACAGCGTTTCTCAGCGTTCATGAACCAAGAGGAAAAG TACAATGTGAATGCCACAGCTGAGTTCGAGAAGAGAAATGATGAAGAGCTGGACAGGCAGGTCTTGCTGGCCGAGCAGCGGCGAGAAGTGGAAAGGCTTCAGCAGGAAGAACGACAGCGagagaaaattgaaaagataaaagCTGTGGAGG AGCGAGCCAGGAGACGGAAGATGCGAGAGGAAAAGGCCTATCTGTTATCTGAAGGAAAATACCTTCCACCAGAACTACTGAATTTAGAGCCTTCTTCACCAGTCCTCAGAACACGAACCACTAAAGAACT CTTTGACATGGAAGATGACTACACAGGTTTATACAAAG TGCTGGAGGCCTTGAAGGCTCATAAAGATGCTTGGCCTTTCTTAGAACCTGTGGATGACTCCTATGCCCCTAATTACCATGACATAATCCAG ACTCCCATGGATCTTTCTACAATTGAGAGGAAACTCAATGATGGAGAATATGTTGCAAAGGAGGAGTTTATTTCTGACGTCAAGCTCATATTTAAAAACTGCATTGAGTATAACGGAGAAGAAAGTG ATTATACTGTGATGGCACAGTCTCTCGAACGCTGTTTTAACCGGGCCCAATTAAAACACTTGCCGTCAGAGGATGGTGACACTGATGAAGAATTCTACATCAGCAAAGAAAACAAGGAGCGCAAGGAGAAAAAGAGAAACCGTAGCAGTAAACATTTGGGACCTGAAAGTTTAATCAAGGCCACCGAAGAGGTCCAGCGTAAACGAAGTGTGCAGGGAGGCAAAGGCCAAACGCTGTCAGAGGACCAGGTTGACAAACCAGTTAGACCACTTCCACACTCTCATTGGGGCTTTCCTCAGAGCCATCAACACCGAAATCAAGGCGACATCAGTGGCATGTACCACCCAGGACAACAG TTACATCGTCCTCAAGGTCCTCACATGTATGCTCATAGAATGGGCATGGATCCCCGTTTTGCCTACCCAGGTCACATTCCAAGGCATGGCGAACCCAGCTCGAATCGTTTGCCCCACAACTTTAACATGCAG CATCATATGGGCCATAGGTACCCAATGAGCCCCGAGGGCAACCAGCCTCTTCACCAGCAGCACCACCCTTACATGGGTCCAACACATGGCCCATCTCTGGGCCCCCGTCCAATGGCCCTTCAGCTTAGACCGCCTCCTGAAGCCAGCATATACCCAACCCACTACCGTCCAGACGGCCATACGATGCACCCAATGGGGAACCAGTTATCAGGGCCTGACGGGCCTCAACAGCACACAGGCTTGAGATCTCTTAGTATGGGACTGTCTAACATGTGGACGACTGGTAGTTTGAATCCCCAGCGACCGGAGAGACCTAGTGGAACACACATGCAAGACCCCAGCCAGCGCAATTTGAGCTATGGAGGAGTGCCACCTCCAGTGGGACATAAACCATGGCCGGAAGCTGCTGGATATCCACATCCCCCTCCCAATGCACAATGCCAAATGTCTGCAGCAGTGATCAGCTCCGTGGGTTCTGCGCAGCAACGCCCCCCATTAACCCACTCAGACTCCTGCATCAACACTGGGTTAGCCTCTATGTTAGAAAGTCCAGAAATGCTAGCTCTACAACAGCTGTCAGCCTCTTCGAGACCTCCTGCTGGTTCCCCCCATCAGGACGTGGGCAACTTTCAACAGGCCAAACCCCCCTCAGGGGTTGGCAGCATCCCAACTTGTCCCTCTCAGCAGCCTCCCCCAGCCCCTGAGGTTCAGCTGCTGCGTCCCGCTGGAGACAATGGGCCAGACAGTCAGTCTTCCCCACAGACAGACATTCAGCCCAAAG gAACTTCAGAAAGCAAAGTGACTGTAAAATGTCCTCCTTCATCAGACAACACTGTTTCAGTGAACCAAGAGCACCCATCCATTCCAAACCCCGTGCAACATCACAGTGGGCCAGCAAAAGCATTGCACAGCCCTCAAAGACCTCAGGAAAATATTTCAGGACAAAAACTGAGTGGAGTTGAGTGCCTTATGCAAGAAGGAGATGGCCGACTTCAAAATAATGGTTCCACTTCCCTGTCCCTGCACTTGCACGTTAATCATGAGAATTCCAAGAATCTGTGTCCACCTAACACTGCTCAGCATACACAGAGCAGCCCTCTCCAGAGCCCTACATTTATTCAACAGTGTGCATCACCATCCTTAAATACCACGTCTGAAAGCAATTCGCCACACATGCTAAATACATATCAGCATAATGAGCAGAAAGTCAGAAAACAACACCAGCAATGTCCAACccaacaaactttaaatgggccaGTTCTTAACCACCGTCAGAACTCTCCTCCACAGATGAGCCTGAACACAACCCAACTGCAAACTCTACATACCTCCCAAAGCAATCCGAGCAGCTCTATGCGTGGCATGTCACACGGTGCCTCACAGAGAGCCCAATCTGGACCCCCTCATCCCGCCCCCCTCACCTCTCTGCCCCCCAGCCACCCTACTCCACACTTACCCTCCCAACCAAGCCCAGCAGAGCATGGAGATCAAACACCGAGTGAGCCTGCAAGTCGGCGAGACATCGAAGGACATGCAGTGAAATCTGGGTCTTCTAAAACTGCTTATAAACAGCAGCAGTTTAGTCCTAACCATCATCGAAGCCAGATGATTAGTAACCCAGGTGTGCAGGCGGAAAGAGGGCCAGAGCCTTCTCACAATACAACAATGCCTCCTCATTCCCAAGCCCAGGTAAATGAAGACATGTGTTCATACAGCATAGAGAATGCTCCACATCCACAGTATAGCCAGACACACATGACCAGGCCCATTTCTCATTCTGCTCACCACCCTTATCACAACCAGACCCTCAACCCAAACCACTCCAGCcatcaacagcaacaaaaaactcCCTATTCATTTCACATGCCTGGCCCTCAGCATCTCCATGCCCACCCTAACATGTACCCACCACCGCTGTTCCAGCAGGAACACTATTACACCCGTCCGCAGGCCCATAATCGTGCTAACAGTAGAGGTGGTTACCCTGCAGAATGTTGGCAGCAATCTCAGCAGCCCATCCTGCCTACGACCTACCTGCCCTCAGCAAATGCCAAAGCAAACAATCAGGCCAATGGTGGCTGGGTGTCACCCGCAGGTTCTGAGGGCTCCATTACAGGAAATTTGGTGTCCCCCGAAGCAGGGTCGTTATCTGGAGGCCTGGAGGAGAGGAAGTGGGAAATCAGAAACAGTGATAGTGACAGCCCAACAAAGCGCATTCGCTCTAAGGGGAGCTTGGAGCAACCTGAAAGTCCAAAAGACATCCTGGACCTTGATAGCCACAACGCCGCCACTCGCCACCATCGCAATGAGCAATTTGCCTCCTCCGCACACATTACACCCGGCTTCATATATGACACTCGCAGAGAACACCCAGCAATGCATCCAGGTGACGCTCCACCATACCACAATGGAGTTGGGAATGGAGCCCTTTACCCTAGACCACCATGCCCAGATTCAGGACGATATACTGTGCACGGACCTCACCCACACCTGATGGAGGCACTTCAGCGGCCCCAGCAGTTGCCTCTCTCCCCTGGTCAGATGCGCATGGCCATGTACCCTCGCTCTGGTAGCTACTTACAAAGTGTGATGATACAGCAGAGAGGTTTGGCATCTGGAAACATCCTACAcccagg GCAACAGGTGATGACTGCGCCAAGTGGTTCAAGCTCCAAGCAA
- the cecr2 gene encoding uncharacterized protein cecr2 isoform X2: MYKEELLTRKVEKISESESEENTENGINDIPPAKVGRQRGTWSLVCETEEQWVNLAQSIKDKLSPQDRHLYRVISQNFLPEIRSMIEHKEREQKQKLEDPTPFRASQRFSAFMNQEEKYNVNATAEFEKRNDEELDRQVLLAEQRREVERLQQEERQREKIEKIKAVEERARRRKMREEKAYLLSEGKYLPPELLNLEPSSPVLRTRTTKELFDMEDDYTGLYKVLEALKAHKDAWPFLEPVDDSYAPNYHDIIQTPMDLSTIERKLNDGEYVAKEEFISDVKLIFKNCIEYNGEESDYTVMAQSLERCFNRAQLKHLPSEDGDTDEEFYISKENKERKEKKRNRSSKHLGPESLIKATEEVQRKRSVQGGKGQTLSEDQVDKPVRPLPHSHWGFPQSHQHRNQGDISGMYHPGQQLHRPQGPHMYAHRMGMDPRFAYPGHIPRHGEPSSNRLPHNFNMQHHMGHRYPMSPEGNQPLHQQHHPYMGPTHGPSLGPRPMALQLRPPPEASIYPTHYRPDGHTMHPMGNQLSGPDGPQQHTGLRSLSMGLSNMWTTGSLNPQRPERPSGTHMQDPSQRNLSYGGVPPPVGHKPWPEAAGYPHPPPNAQCQMSAAVISSVGSAQQRPPLTHSDSCINTGLASMLESPEMLALQQLSASSRPPAGSPHQDVGNFQQAKPPSGVGSIPTCPSQQPPPAPEVQLLRPAGDNGPDSQSSPQTDIQPKGTSESKVTVKCPPSSDNTVSVNQEHPSIPNPVQHHSGPAKALHSPQRPQENISGQKLSGVECLMQEGDGRLQNNGSTSLSLHLHVNHENSKNLCPPNTAQHTQSSPLQSPTFIQQCASPSLNTTSESNSPHMLNTYQHNEQKVRKQHQQCPTQQTLNGPVLNHRQNSPPQMSLNTTQLQTLHTSQSNPSSSMRGMSHGASQRAQSGPPHPAPLTSLPPSHPTPHLPSQPSPAEHGDQTPSEPASRRDIEGHAVKSGSSKTAYKQQQFSPNHHRSQMISNPGVQAERGPEPSHNTTMPPHSQAQVNEDMCSYSIENAPHPQYSQTHMTRPISHSAHHPYHNQTLNPNHSSHQQQQKTPYSFHMPGPQHLHAHPNMYPPPLFQQEHYYTRPQAHNRANSRGGYPAECWQQSQQPILPTTYLPSANAKANNQANGGWVSPAGSEGSITGNLVSPEAGSLSGGLEERKWEIRNSDSDSPTKRIRSKGSLEQPESPKDILDLDSHNAATRHHRNEQFASSAHITPGFIYDTRREHPAMHPGDAPPYHNGVGNGALYPRPPCPDSGRYTVHGPHPHLMEALQRPQQLPLSPGQMRMAMYPRSGSYLQSVMIQQRGLASGNILHPGQQVMTAPSGSSSKQPRTVFQA; encoded by the exons ATGTACAAAGAAGAACTACTCACAAGAAAAGTGGAGAAAATCAG TGAATCGGAAAGTGAAGAGAATACAGAAAATGGAATAAATGATATACCTCCTGCTAAAG TAGGTCGTCAGCGAGGCACCTGGTCACTTGTGTGTGAAACAGAAGAACAGTGGGTTAACTTGGCACAAAGCATAAAGGATAAGCTCTCCCCCCAAGACCGCCATCTCTACCGTGTCATCAGCCAGAATTTTCTGCCTGAGATACGCAGCATGATTGAACACAAG GAGCGCGAGCAGAAACAGAAGCTTGAGGATCCAACTCCATTCCGTGCATCACAGCGTTTCTCAGCGTTCATGAACCAAGAGGAAAAG TACAATGTGAATGCCACAGCTGAGTTCGAGAAGAGAAATGATGAAGAGCTGGACAGGCAGGTCTTGCTGGCCGAGCAGCGGCGAGAAGTGGAAAGGCTTCAGCAGGAAGAACGACAGCGagagaaaattgaaaagataaaagCTGTGGAGG AGCGAGCCAGGAGACGGAAGATGCGAGAGGAAAAGGCCTATCTGTTATCTGAAGGAAAATACCTTCCACCAGAACTACTGAATTTAGAGCCTTCTTCACCAGTCCTCAGAACACGAACCACTAAAGAACT CTTTGACATGGAAGATGACTACACAGGTTTATACAAAG TGCTGGAGGCCTTGAAGGCTCATAAAGATGCTTGGCCTTTCTTAGAACCTGTGGATGACTCCTATGCCCCTAATTACCATGACATAATCCAG ACTCCCATGGATCTTTCTACAATTGAGAGGAAACTCAATGATGGAGAATATGTTGCAAAGGAGGAGTTTATTTCTGACGTCAAGCTCATATTTAAAAACTGCATTGAGTATAACGGAGAAGAAAGTG ATTATACTGTGATGGCACAGTCTCTCGAACGCTGTTTTAACCGGGCCCAATTAAAACACTTGCCGTCAGAGGATGGTGACACTGATGAAGAATTCTACATCAGCAAAGAAAACAAGGAGCGCAAGGAGAAAAAGAGAAACCGTAGCAGTAAACATTTGGGACCTGAAAGTTTAATCAAGGCCACCGAAGAGGTCCAGCGTAAACGAAGTGTGCAGGGAGGCAAAGGCCAAACGCTGTCAGAGGACCAGGTTGACAAACCAGTTAGACCACTTCCACACTCTCATTGGGGCTTTCCTCAGAGCCATCAACACCGAAATCAAGGCGACATCAGTGGCATGTACCACCCAGGACAACAG TTACATCGTCCTCAAGGTCCTCACATGTATGCTCATAGAATGGGCATGGATCCCCGTTTTGCCTACCCAGGTCACATTCCAAGGCATGGCGAACCCAGCTCGAATCGTTTGCCCCACAACTTTAACATGCAG CATCATATGGGCCATAGGTACCCAATGAGCCCCGAGGGCAACCAGCCTCTTCACCAGCAGCACCACCCTTACATGGGTCCAACACATGGCCCATCTCTGGGCCCCCGTCCAATGGCCCTTCAGCTTAGACCGCCTCCTGAAGCCAGCATATACCCAACCCACTACCGTCCAGACGGCCATACGATGCACCCAATGGGGAACCAGTTATCAGGGCCTGACGGGCCTCAACAGCACACAGGCTTGAGATCTCTTAGTATGGGACTGTCTAACATGTGGACGACTGGTAGTTTGAATCCCCAGCGACCGGAGAGACCTAGTGGAACACACATGCAAGACCCCAGCCAGCGCAATTTGAGCTATGGAGGAGTGCCACCTCCAGTGGGACATAAACCATGGCCGGAAGCTGCTGGATATCCACATCCCCCTCCCAATGCACAATGCCAAATGTCTGCAGCAGTGATCAGCTCCGTGGGTTCTGCGCAGCAACGCCCCCCATTAACCCACTCAGACTCCTGCATCAACACTGGGTTAGCCTCTATGTTAGAAAGTCCAGAAATGCTAGCTCTACAACAGCTGTCAGCCTCTTCGAGACCTCCTGCTGGTTCCCCCCATCAGGACGTGGGCAACTTTCAACAGGCCAAACCCCCCTCAGGGGTTGGCAGCATCCCAACTTGTCCCTCTCAGCAGCCTCCCCCAGCCCCTGAGGTTCAGCTGCTGCGTCCCGCTGGAGACAATGGGCCAGACAGTCAGTCTTCCCCACAGACAGACATTCAGCCCAAAG gAACTTCAGAAAGCAAAGTGACTGTAAAATGTCCTCCTTCATCAGACAACACTGTTTCAGTGAACCAAGAGCACCCATCCATTCCAAACCCCGTGCAACATCACAGTGGGCCAGCAAAAGCATTGCACAGCCCTCAAAGACCTCAGGAAAATATTTCAGGACAAAAACTGAGTGGAGTTGAGTGCCTTATGCAAGAAGGAGATGGCCGACTTCAAAATAATGGTTCCACTTCCCTGTCCCTGCACTTGCACGTTAATCATGAGAATTCCAAGAATCTGTGTCCACCTAACACTGCTCAGCATACACAGAGCAGCCCTCTCCAGAGCCCTACATTTATTCAACAGTGTGCATCACCATCCTTAAATACCACGTCTGAAAGCAATTCGCCACACATGCTAAATACATATCAGCATAATGAGCAGAAAGTCAGAAAACAACACCAGCAATGTCCAACccaacaaactttaaatgggccaGTTCTTAACCACCGTCAGAACTCTCCTCCACAGATGAGCCTGAACACAACCCAACTGCAAACTCTACATACCTCCCAAAGCAATCCGAGCAGCTCTATGCGTGGCATGTCACACGGTGCCTCACAGAGAGCCCAATCTGGACCCCCTCATCCCGCCCCCCTCACCTCTCTGCCCCCCAGCCACCCTACTCCACACTTACCCTCCCAACCAAGCCCAGCAGAGCATGGAGATCAAACACCGAGTGAGCCTGCAAGTCGGCGAGACATCGAAGGACATGCAGTGAAATCTGGGTCTTCTAAAACTGCTTATAAACAGCAGCAGTTTAGTCCTAACCATCATCGAAGCCAGATGATTAGTAACCCAGGTGTGCAGGCGGAAAGAGGGCCAGAGCCTTCTCACAATACAACAATGCCTCCTCATTCCCAAGCCCAGGTAAATGAAGACATGTGTTCATACAGCATAGAGAATGCTCCACATCCACAGTATAGCCAGACACACATGACCAGGCCCATTTCTCATTCTGCTCACCACCCTTATCACAACCAGACCCTCAACCCAAACCACTCCAGCcatcaacagcaacaaaaaactcCCTATTCATTTCACATGCCTGGCCCTCAGCATCTCCATGCCCACCCTAACATGTACCCACCACCGCTGTTCCAGCAGGAACACTATTACACCCGTCCGCAGGCCCATAATCGTGCTAACAGTAGAGGTGGTTACCCTGCAGAATGTTGGCAGCAATCTCAGCAGCCCATCCTGCCTACGACCTACCTGCCCTCAGCAAATGCCAAAGCAAACAATCAGGCCAATGGTGGCTGGGTGTCACCCGCAGGTTCTGAGGGCTCCATTACAGGAAATTTGGTGTCCCCCGAAGCAGGGTCGTTATCTGGAGGCCTGGAGGAGAGGAAGTGGGAAATCAGAAACAGTGATAGTGACAGCCCAACAAAGCGCATTCGCTCTAAGGGGAGCTTGGAGCAACCTGAAAGTCCAAAAGACATCCTGGACCTTGATAGCCACAACGCCGCCACTCGCCACCATCGCAATGAGCAATTTGCCTCCTCCGCACACATTACACCCGGCTTCATATATGACACTCGCAGAGAACACCCAGCAATGCATCCAGGTGACGCTCCACCATACCACAATGGAGTTGGGAATGGAGCCCTTTACCCTAGACCACCATGCCCAGATTCAGGACGATATACTGTGCACGGACCTCACCCACACCTGATGGAGGCACTTCAGCGGCCCCAGCAGTTGCCTCTCTCCCCTGGTCAGATGCGCATGGCCATGTACCCTCGCTCTGGTAGCTACTTACAAAGTGTGATGATACAGCAGAGAGGTTTGGCATCTGGAAACATCCTACAcccagg GCAACAGGTGATGACTGCGCCAAGTGGTTCAAGCTCCAAGCAA